The nucleotide window GTTCACCGCCTGCACCCGCGGTCGGCTCTGCGACCAGGGCGGCTTGAGCCACCAGTTGCTGGCCGAGCACGGCCCCCAGCAGTGGCCGTTCCCCCTGGGCACCCCTCCCGGTGGTGGTGTGAGCCGCCTGTACACCGAGGGCCGCTTCCCCACCCCCAGCGGCCGGGCACGTTTTCTGGCCGATCAACCCCTTGGCCTGGCTGAGCCCCCCGACGACGACTACCCCCTGGTGCTCACCGTGGGCCGCCATCTCAGCCAGTGGCACACGATGACGCGCACCGGCAAGGTGGAGCGTCTGCTGGCGATGGAACCGGAGCCGCTGCTGGAGGTCCATCCCGACGATGCCGAGCTCGCCGGCCTCCGTGAGGGTGGCCTGGCCCTGATCAGCTCCCGGCGGGGCAGCCTCACGGCCACGGTGACGATCACCAGGCGCATCCGCCCGGGCACGGTCTTCCTGCCGATGCACTGGGGGGCAGCCCAGGCGACTCCCTGTGAGGCCAATCGCCTGATGCACGAGCTCGGTTGCCCGATTTCCAAGCAGCCCGAGCTCAAGGCGGCGGCGGTGTGCCTCGAGCCGGTGGACGCTTAGGCCACTAGGCGCTCCGACTCAATCAAGGCCGGCGCCAGGCGCAGCCCCGTGCTGCCGCCATCGCCGTACTCCACCAGGTCGGTCTCCCGCCACCGCGACATCATCTTGGTGACCGTGACGCGGGTGCTACCCATCAGTTCAGCGAGGCGTTCGTGGGTCAGGCGCATGGGCAGTTCGTACCAGGCACCGTTGCGTCGGCCCAACCGCAGCACCAACAGGGTCAGCAGAGCCTGGAGGCGCTGCTCGCATTGGTTGAGGTGACGGATCAGCAGCAATTCCAGCATCCAGTCGCCCACGCCCTCGCCCGCCTTCGGGAGCGGATCGGCCGGTGTCAGGGTGGAGAGCGTGGCCGGACAGAGCGCCTCCAGCCCCACCCAGTCACGGAGCACGGTCTCCGGGTTGAGGCCCTCTCCGCTCTGCAGGAAGCCGATCGTGATCTCCACCCCTTCGGGGCTGGGCAGGTAGAGCCGTACCAATCCAGCTTGCACCCGCAGGCCTTGGCTCAGCAGGGGCGAGTTGGCATCCAACAGAACGGATTGACCCTGCTCCAGCTTGAGCCCTGAGCGGGCGGGTCTGAGCAGGGAGGCCCGGTTCATTCGTCGTCGTGGGCGTAGCGGCGGTAGAGGAAATCAAGGGCGCGATTGCGCAGATCGAAGTATTCCGGCTGCTCCATCAAGCGGGCTCGATCCCGTGGGCGCGCAAACGGCAGCTCCAGCACCTCGCCGATCGTGGCGGCTGGGCCGTTGGTCATCATCACGATCCGGTCGGCCAGAAACAGGGCTTCATCGATGTCGTGGGTGATCATCAGCACCGTCACCTTGTGGTCGGCCCAGATGCGCAGCAGCTCCTCCTGCAGTTCCTCCCGGGTGATCGGATCGAGGGCGCCGAACGGCTCATCGAGCACCAGAACCTTGGGCTTCAACGCCAGGGCCCGGGCAATCGAAACCCGCTGCTTCATGCCCCCCGAGAGGCTTGCCGGCTTCTTGTCGGCCGCTTCGGTGAGTCCCACCATGGCCAGGCTCTGCTCAACCAGCTCCCGGGCCTGGCCATTGCGCTTCAGCTCCGGGAACACATGGTTCACCGCAAGGGCGATGTTGTCGTAAGCACTCAGCCAGGGCAGCAGCGAGTAGTTCTGGAACACCACCATCCGTTCTGGCCCCGGCTCCTGGATCGTCTGGGATTCCAGCCGCACCTCACCCTCGGTGGGCTGGCGGAATCCCGACACCATGTCGAGCAGGGTGGACTTGCCACAACCGGAATGGCCGATCAGACAGACGAACTCACACTCGGCAACGCTGAGTTGAATGTTGTCGAGAACGGGAAAGAGCCCTGTCTTGGTGGGGTACACCTTCGAGACGCCATCGATCACCAGGAAGGCCTCCCGGGTCTGTTCGGCCAGCGGCGCCGTGACGGTTTCGGTCTGCATGGGCTTGGCGATTCAGCGAAGAGTGGACGGGGAGACGGGGATCGGGCCGGGTCTGGGCGGCAAGACAACCGTTTCGCGGCTGATCGCGCCGTTGGCGCCGAGCGCCTCGAGGTAGCCCAGCGGGTCGTCTGGGTCGAGCCTTGGCGCTCCGAACGGCTGCAGCGCTGTAGACGCCCGACTCTCGAGCGGCAGACCCAGCGACTCGGCGGCGGCGGCGTAGAGGTCGGGACGCTGCACCCGCTCGATCACCTCCTCCCAGTTGAGCGGGAAGGGGCTGATGCCCCAGCGCGCCAGCTGGGTGAGAATCCAGGCCGCATCGCTGGGGTCGGGCGGGTTGATCTGGGCCCCGTAGAAGCGGAAGAACTCCGGCATCGGCTGCGGCTCGCCCAGCCCCCGGTCGAAAGGACCGATCAGGCCTGGGCGCAGCAGGGCCCCATCGGCGCCCACATACTCCCTGCGGGCCAGCAGCTCGCTGAGATCGGCGCGGTTGGCGGGATCGTCGCAATAGCGGCAGGCTTCGATCAGGGCCTTGATCAGGGCCTGGTGGGTGAGCGGGTGGGCGGCGGCCCAGTCTTCACGGACGCCCAGCACCTTTTCGCAATGGCCGTTCCAGAGCTCCCCATCGGTGGCGATCACCGTGCCCAGACCCTCCTGCACGGCGCGGCTGTTCCATGGCTCCCCAACACAGAAGCCATCGATGCTGCCGGCCTTGAGCGTGGCCACCATCTGGGGGGGCGGGATCACGATCAGCTCCACATCCCGACCGGGTTCCATGCCGCCGGAGGCCAGCCAGGCCCGCAGGATCAGGTTGTGCATCGAGGCGGGATGCACCATCGCCAGCACAGGCTTGCGGCCAGGGTTGGCAACGGTCCAGGCCTTCAGGTCGGCCAGGCTGTGCACCCCGGCCTCGGCAAAACGGCGATGCAAGGTGATCGCATTGCCGTTACGTGAGAGGGTGAGCGCCGAGATCACCGGCGTGGGTGGCTGTCCGCCGCCCCCAAGGGTCATGGCGAAGGGCATCCCCGCCACCATCTGGCCCGCATCCAGCACCTTCTGGCGCACATTGGCTTCGAGGGTCTTCCAGTTCGTCTCGCGTCGCAACGTCACCTGCTCCAGGCCGTACTTGGCGAAGAAGCCCCGCTCCTGGGCCACGACCAGGGGGGCGCAATCCGTGAGCGGGATGAAACCGATGTCCAGATTCACCTTTTCGAGCGTATTGGCGGCGATGGCGGTGGCTGGATTGAGACGCTGGAGCCGGGCCAGTCGCTGCTGATTGAGGAACTGAACCACCTCCCCCCGCTGGGAGTAGTAGGTGGGATGCGCCGCCGCGGACAGGTGGGTGCGGGGCCGGGGCAGGTCGACCTCCATGATCTGGCCGATGTAGGCCTCCGGGCCATTGGTCATCAGCACGATGCGATCGGAGAGCAGCAACGCCTCATCAACATCGTGGGTGACCATCACCGTGGTGACCTTGGCCTCTTCGCAGATGCGCATCAACTGCTCCTGAAGATTGCCCCGAGTGAGGGCATCAAGAGCGCCGAAGGGTTCATCAAGCAGCAACAGCTTGGGACGCAAGGCCAGGGCCCGGGCGATCGCCACCCGCTGCTTCATCCCACCTGAAATTTCGTGGGGATACTTTTCGGCCGCCGCCTTGAGCCCCACCAGCTTGATGTGGTGATCAATGATCGATTCCCGTTCGGCCTTGCTGCTGGAAGCCATCACGTTGTCGACGGCCAGGGCGATGTTCTGATGCACCGTTTTCCAGGGCAGCAGCGAATAGTTCTGAAACACCACCATCCGGTCAGGGCCTGGATCGGTAACCTCACGCCCCTCCATCAAGATGCCTCCCTCCGTGGCCTGGGTGAGACCGGCCAACAGGTTGAGCAGCGTTGACTTACCACAGCCCGAGTGGCCTACCAGGGAGACGAACTCGCCCTCGGCGATGTCGAGAAAAACATCCTTCAGGGCGTTGTAGTGCCCCCCTCCTTTGAGCGCAAAGCACTGGGTGATGTTGTCGACCGTGAACAGGGCAGGCATGGTTTCAGTGGGCTCCGGTGTTCAGGCGGCTACCGACGTAGGCGATGAGCCGATCGAGAATCAGGCCCACGATGCCCACGTAGACGATGGCCAGGATGATCTGGCTGGTGCTGCTGTCGCCGCCGGCGTTGTAGGCATCCCAGATGAAGTAGCCGATGCCACCATCAGCCTTGAGCATCTCAGCAGCCACGATCGCCAGCCAGGCCAGGCCGATGGCAATGCGCAGGCCCGTGAACACGTAGGGAACGGTGGAGGGAATGACGATTTCTCGGATGTAGGCACGTTTGCTCAGCCTCAGCACCCGGGCGACATTGGTGTAGTCCTGTGGGATCTCCTGGATGCCCACGGCGGTGTTGATCACGATCGGCCACACGGCCGTGATGAAGATCACGAAGATCGCCGCAATGTCCGCCTGCTGGAACAGCAACAGCGAGATCGGCAGCCAGGCCAGGGGCGGCACCGTGCGCAGCACCTGGATCATTGGATCGAACCCCTTGCGGATGAAACCGTTGAGACCCAGGGCCATGCCCGCGGCGATGCCGACCACCGCCGCCAGGCTGTAACCGATCGCCACCCGTTGCAGGGAGATCAGGATCTGCCAGCCCATGCCCTTGGCGGTGCCGCCGTCGTCGTAGAAAGGCTTGCTGATGTAGGGGTTCCAGGTCTGGGTGACCACCTGGATCGGCCCGGGAAAGGCGGTGCCGCTGATTGTGCAGGCAAGTTGCCACACCAGCAGGGTCAACCCGATGCAGATCACCGGAGCCTTGATCTGCCGGGCCAGAGGGCTGCTCAGCCAGGTGAGCGCAGGAGCCCGGGGGGGGCGACCGCGGGTCGGACCGGCGGCGCGACGGGGGGCAGAGGCCGTGATCATCGGGACCGGTGCGAGTGGAGAGAACAAAGAAGGCTCCGGAGGCCCAGGGACGCCTCCGGAGCGGAGCCATGGGCCCAGGCAGGCCTACTTGAGGGCCTTGATCTTCAGGCCCTTGAGGTAGGCCTGGGGGTTGGCGGCATCAAACTTGACGCCGTCGAAGAAGACCTCCACACCACGGGAATCGCCGCTGGGGATCTCCTTGTAGCCGTTGGCCTTGGCCGCCTCACGCCAGAGGTCGGAGCGGTTCACCTTCGCCACCAGGCCCTTGATGTT belongs to Cyanobium sp. ATX 6F1 and includes:
- a CDS encoding Crp/Fnr family transcriptional regulator; protein product: MNRASLLRPARSGLKLEQGQSVLLDANSPLLSQGLRVQAGLVRLYLPSPEGVEITIGFLQSGEGLNPETVLRDWVGLEALCPATLSTLTPADPLPKAGEGVGDWMLELLLIRHLNQCEQRLQALLTLLVLRLGRRNGAWYELPMRLTHERLAELMGSTRVTVTKMMSRWRETDLVEYGDGGSTGLRLAPALIESERLVA
- a CDS encoding nitrate ABC transporter ATP-binding protein (This model describes the ATP binding subunits of ATP-binding cassette (ABC) transporters for nitrate transport, or for bicarbonate transport, in bacteria and archaea.) produces the protein MQTETVTAPLAEQTREAFLVIDGVSKVYPTKTGLFPVLDNIQLSVAECEFVCLIGHSGCGKSTLLDMVSGFRQPTEGEVRLESQTIQEPGPERMVVFQNYSLLPWLSAYDNIALAVNHVFPELKRNGQARELVEQSLAMVGLTEAADKKPASLSGGMKQRVSIARALALKPKVLVLDEPFGALDPITREELQEELLRIWADHKVTVLMITHDIDEALFLADRIVMMTNGPAATIGEVLELPFARPRDRARLMEQPEYFDLRNRALDFLYRRYAHDDE
- a CDS encoding nitrate ABC transporter ATP-binding protein (This model describes the ATP binding subunits of ATP-binding cassette (ABC) transporters for nitrate transport, or for bicarbonate transport, in bacteria and archaea.); this encodes MPALFTVDNITQCFALKGGGHYNALKDVFLDIAEGEFVSLVGHSGCGKSTLLNLLAGLTQATEGGILMEGREVTDPGPDRMVVFQNYSLLPWKTVHQNIALAVDNVMASSSKAERESIIDHHIKLVGLKAAAEKYPHEISGGMKQRVAIARALALRPKLLLLDEPFGALDALTRGNLQEQLMRICEEAKVTTVMVTHDVDEALLLSDRIVLMTNGPEAYIGQIMEVDLPRPRTHLSAAAHPTYYSQRGEVVQFLNQQRLARLQRLNPATAIAANTLEKVNLDIGFIPLTDCAPLVVAQERGFFAKYGLEQVTLRRETNWKTLEANVRQKVLDAGQMVAGMPFAMTLGGGGQPPTPVISALTLSRNGNAITLHRRFAEAGVHSLADLKAWTVANPGRKPVLAMVHPASMHNLILRAWLASGGMEPGRDVELIVIPPPQMVATLKAGSIDGFCVGEPWNSRAVQEGLGTVIATDGELWNGHCEKVLGVREDWAAAHPLTHQALIKALIEACRYCDDPANRADLSELLARREYVGADGALLRPGLIGPFDRGLGEPQPMPEFFRFYGAQINPPDPSDAAWILTQLARWGISPFPLNWEEVIERVQRPDLYAAAAESLGLPLESRASTALQPFGAPRLDPDDPLGYLEALGANGAISRETVVLPPRPGPIPVSPSTLR
- the ntrB gene encoding nitrate ABC transporter permease gives rise to the protein MITASAPRRAAGPTRGRPPRAPALTWLSSPLARQIKAPVICIGLTLLVWQLACTISGTAFPGPIQVVTQTWNPYISKPFYDDGGTAKGMGWQILISLQRVAIGYSLAAVVGIAAGMALGLNGFIRKGFDPMIQVLRTVPPLAWLPISLLLFQQADIAAIFVIFITAVWPIVINTAVGIQEIPQDYTNVARVLRLSKRAYIREIVIPSTVPYVFTGLRIAIGLAWLAIVAAEMLKADGGIGYFIWDAYNAGGDSSTSQIILAIVYVGIVGLILDRLIAYVGSRLNTGAH